The Helicobacter mustelae genome has a segment encoding these proteins:
- a CDS encoding peptidoglycan D,D-transpeptidase FtsI family protein, whose product MNEQSGRIVKVFSVFVVFIIIALLLCLFTLGKILGPNHIPFWQSKRIQVATRGSIYSDDNFDLASSQVLYKVSINTLSIDPDKRELFINLFSIYSGMSREELQAKLKQKGYIVFSYNIPANVAANLRQLRSKLLAYDVFREYQDSSGRIVQKMGIDVEVSGINRNYAYNDALEPVLGYVKKREARSVTIPEGVKGLEKYYNKELSPKQNGIERGDRDIRGNIIRNKTTILRERINGSDIALHVNLGLQRKVEKMLDEFYQQYQVDEIVAGVMDPKSGAIFALATTNRFDPKNITSNHALNASVTERPFEPGSTIKPIVFSILLDKNLINPLELIDLNKGFLQLGRYTIKDDIYPKKNSIVQDILIRSSNVGMIKISRKLSGKEFYEGLKSFGISEASGIDLPYERDGVIPSIRKLSGEAYKASASYGYGLTTTFIQLLRAYGVFCNNGILVTPHLIKNITDPDGKITTPTFPTRQAIAAPTARKIQEILIKTVQEGTGKRAKIDNLIVGGKTGTARIAKSGGGYSDNIYNGSFFGFVKGGNQTYVIGVVVFGTQHKEDYYGSQTAAPIFKEIARIMQKQNFFKEQK is encoded by the coding sequence ATGAATGAACAAAGCGGAAGAATTGTCAAAGTTTTTTCGGTATTTGTTGTTTTTATTATCATCGCCTTGCTCCTTTGCCTCTTCACCCTGGGCAAGATCCTAGGACCCAATCACATTCCTTTTTGGCAAAGCAAAAGAATCCAAGTGGCCACGCGAGGATCGATTTATAGTGATGATAATTTCGATCTTGCCTCCAGCCAAGTCCTCTACAAAGTAAGCATCAACACCCTCTCCATCGATCCAGATAAACGTGAGCTTTTTATCAATCTTTTTAGCATTTACAGTGGTATGAGCAGGGAAGAATTACAAGCCAAGCTCAAGCAAAAGGGCTACATTGTCTTCTCCTATAATATCCCTGCAAATGTCGCCGCCAATCTTAGGCAGCTTAGGAGCAAGCTGCTAGCCTATGATGTATTTCGAGAATATCAAGATAGCAGCGGCAGAATCGTGCAAAAGATGGGTATTGATGTGGAGGTCAGCGGCATCAATCGTAATTACGCCTATAATGATGCATTGGAACCAGTTTTGGGCTATGTGAAAAAAAGAGAAGCCAGAAGTGTGACCATCCCTGAGGGAGTCAAGGGTCTGGAGAAGTATTACAACAAAGAACTCTCTCCCAAGCAAAATGGGATCGAGAGGGGAGATCGTGATATCCGCGGCAACATCATCCGAAACAAAACCACAATCCTAAGAGAAAGAATCAATGGTTCAGACATTGCCTTGCATGTCAATCTAGGCTTGCAGCGCAAAGTCGAAAAAATGCTCGATGAATTTTATCAGCAATATCAGGTTGATGAAATCGTAGCTGGGGTGATGGACCCAAAAAGCGGAGCGATCTTTGCACTGGCAACCACCAATCGCTTTGACCCCAAGAATATCACTTCAAATCATGCCCTCAATGCCTCTGTGACAGAGCGCCCATTTGAGCCTGGGAGCACGATTAAGCCCATTGTTTTTTCGATTTTGTTAGACAAAAATCTCATCAATCCTCTAGAACTCATCGATTTAAACAAAGGGTTTTTGCAGCTAGGGCGCTACACCATCAAGGATGACATCTATCCCAAAAAAAATTCCATCGTCCAAGACATCCTCATTCGCTCCAGCAATGTGGGCATGATTAAGATCTCGCGCAAACTTAGTGGAAAGGAATTCTATGAGGGACTTAAAAGCTTTGGTATCTCAGAGGCAAGTGGCATCGATCTGCCCTATGAGCGCGATGGTGTGATCCCAAGCATCAGAAAACTAAGCGGGGAGGCTTATAAGGCAAGCGCATCCTATGGCTATGGTCTCACCACAACCTTCATCCAGCTATTACGGGCCTATGGGGTTTTTTGCAATAATGGAATCCTAGTCACCCCACATTTGATTAAAAACATCACAGATCCTGATGGAAAAATCACCACCCCCACATTCCCCACCAGACAGGCTATTGCCGCACCCACCGCGCGCAAGATCCAGGAAATTTTAATCAAAACCGTGCAAGAAGGTACAGGAAAACGTGCTAAAATCGATAACCTCATCGTGGGTGGGAAAACCGGCACAGCAAGGATTGCCAAAAGTGGGGGCGGATATAGCGACAACATCTATAATGGCTCTTTTTTTGGTTTTGTTAAAGGAGGCAATCAAACCTATGTGATTGGGGTAGTGGTATTTGGGACGCAGCACAAAGAAGATTATTATGGAAGCCAGACTGCCGCCCCTATTTTCAAAGAAATTGCACGTATCATGCAGAAACAAAATTTTTTTAAGGAACAGAAATGA